The Fragaria vesca subsp. vesca linkage group LG2, FraVesHawaii_1.0, whole genome shotgun sequence genome includes a window with the following:
- the LOC101315009 gene encoding 60S ribosomal protein L38-like: MLKQIHEIKDFLLTARRKDERSVKIKKTKDDVKFKVRCSKYLYTLCVFDTDKADKLKQSLPLGLTVQDL, encoded by the coding sequence ATGCTGAAGCAAATCCATGAGATCAAGGATTTCCTCCTGACTGCAAGAAGGAAGGATGAACGTTCTGTGAAAATCAAGAAGACGAAAGATGATGTTAAGTTCAAGGTTCGATGCTCCAAGTACCTTTACACACTTTGTGTGTTTGATACTGATAAGGCTGATAAGTTGAAGCAATCCCTTCCTCTAGGTTTGACTGTTCAGGATCTTTGA